The Nicotiana tabacum cultivar K326 chromosome 14, ASM71507v2, whole genome shotgun sequence genome contains a region encoding:
- the LOC107798052 gene encoding uncharacterized protein LOC107798052: protein MRFKFKLLSTNSLFNHNTSLYKNLSMATQTLNTSSTQNPNNEFNDDDDDRLCSAAATTSQEGEATQLFELKRANGYLKGESRIERAWAHWKKLGEPKLIVAPMVDNSELPFRMLCRKYGAEAAYTPMLHSRIFTETDKYRSLEFTTCKEDRPLFVQFCANDPDILLEAARRVEPYCDYVDINLGCPQRIARRGNYGAFLMDNLPLVKSLVEKLANNLNVPVSCKIRVFPNLQDTLSYAKMLEEAGCSLLAVHGRTRDEKDGKKFRANWEAIKAVRNVVRIPVLANGDIRHMDDVQNCLDETGADGVLSAESLLENPALFAGYRTAEWGLGSAGIREDGKLDQAELLKEYLELCERYPVPWRMIRSHVHKMLGEWFKIQPSVREDFNKQSKLTFEFLYDLVNRLRELGVSIPLYVKEIREAAASSNGHVA, encoded by the exons ATGagattcaaattcaaacttctcTCCACAAATTCCCTCTTTAACCACAACACATCTCTctacaaaaacctttcaatggcCACTCAAACCCTAAACACCTCCTCCACACAAAACCCTAACAACGAATTCAACGACGATGACGACGACCGCCTCTGCTCCGCCGCCGCCACCACTTCACAAGAAGGAGAGGCGACGCAGTTATTTGAACTGAAGCGCGCGAACGGGTACTTGAAAGGGGAGTCGCGGATTGAGAGAGCCTGGGCCCATTGGAAGAAGCTAGGAGAGCCGAAACTTATAGTTGCCCCTATGGTGGATAACTCGGAGCTTCCATTTCGTATGCTGTGTCGAAAGTATGGTGCTGAAGCTGCTTATACGCCTATGCTTCACTCCCGAATTTTCACTGAAACTGATAAGTATCGCTCTCTTGAATTTACCACCTGCAAG GAGGACCGTCCACTTTTTGTTCAATTCTGCGCAAATGATCCAGACATTTTGCTAGAAGCAGCTCGAAGAGTAGAACCTTATTGTGACTATGTGGACATCAACTTGGG GTGTCCCCAACGCATTGCACGACGAGGGAATTATGGAGCATTCCTCATGGATAATCTTCCTCTTGTCAAGTCTCTGGTAGAAAAGCTGGCTAACAATCTTAATGTTCCAGTGTCATGCAAAATCAGAGTTTTCCCTAATTTGCAAGATACACTTAGTTATGCAAAGATGTTAGAGGAAGCTGGTTGTTCTCTTTTAGCGGTGCATGGCCGAACACGGGATgaaaaagatggaaagaaattCAGAGCCAATTGGGAGGCCATCAAGGCTGTTAGAAACGTTGTTAGAATTCCTGTCCTTGCTAATGGTGATATACGGCACATGGATGATGTACAGAACTGCTTGGATGAGACTGGTGCTGATGGGGTACTGTCGGCAGAGTCTCTTCTTGAGAATCCAGCACTGTTTGCAGGATATCGAACTGCTGAATGGGGATTGGGCAGTGCAGGAATCAGGGAAGATGGTAAGTTAGACCAGGCTGAGTTACTCAAAGAATATTTGGAGTTATGTGAGAGATATCCAGTGCCATGGAGAATGATCCGCTCCCATGTGCACAAGATGTTGGGAGAGTGGTTTAAGATCCAGCCAAGCGTTAGAGAGGATTTTAACAAACAATCCAAACTCACCTTTGAATTTCTTTATGACCTGGTAAATCGATTAAGGGAACTTGGGGTGAGCATACCACTTTATGTGAAGGAAATCCGGGAGGCAGCAGCATCTTCAAATGGACATGTGGCATAA
- the LOC107798054 gene encoding SUMO-conjugating enzyme SCE1-like: MSGGIARGRLAEERKAWRKNHPHGFVAKPETLSDGSVNLMAWHCSIPGKTGTDWEGGFYPVTIHFSEDYPSKPPKCKFPQGFFHPNVYPSGTVCLSILNEDSGWRPAITVKQILVGIQDLLDQPNPADPAQTEGYHLFIQDAIEYKKRVRLQAKQYPPLV; the protein is encoded by the exons ATGTCAGGAGGTATAGCCCGTGGCCGTCTTGCAGAGGAGCGCAAAGCTTGGCGCAAAAATCACCCCCat GGGTTTGTAGCTAAGCCAGAGACACTTTCGGATGGGTCAGTGAACTTGATGGCGTGGCACTGCAGTATTCCTGGTAAAACAGGA ACGGATTGGGAAGGCGGTTTTTATCCGGTTACGATACACTTCAGTGAAGATTATCCTAGCAAACCACCAAAGTGCAAATTCCCACAAGGCTTCTTCCATCCGAATGTGTATCCATCAGGAACAGTTTGCTTGTCGATCCTCAACGAAGATAGC GGGTGGAGACCAGCCATTACAGTGAAACAGATACTGGTTGGTATCCAAGACTTGTTAGATCAGCCAAACCCCGCTGATCCTGCCCAAACCGAAGGGTATCATCTCTTTATTCAG GATGCTATTGAGTACAAGAAGAGGGTTAGGCTGCAGGCCAAGCAGTATCCACCTCTGGTGTAG